DNA sequence from the Methanolobus sp. ZRKC5 genome:
TTTTCCTCTGAGTACATCTGCTTTTGCATGTCCTGGATCTGAGTGAATAAAAGTTGCATCCTGGATCATTCCTTTTTTAATCTTCAAACCAAGAGCATCAAGCTGATTCTGCATTTCATCCCACACCGCTTTTTCTTTACCATTGTCGATAATTCTCTTCCTGAATGACCAGACAGTTGTACTGTCTGGTACATATTCAGGAAATCCCAGGAATTTCCTAAAGGATATCCTGTCAATACACTGCTTTTCAAGCTCAGCATCAGAAAGACCATGCCATTGTTGCAGAACAAGCATCTTGAACATTACAATAACATCAGCTTCAGGCCGTCCGCCTGAAGCTGTTCTGTTTATGTACATTGACTCCAGAATAGGGCGAAAAGGCTTCCAATCTACTAAATATTCAATTTCAGCAAGCTTATCTCCGACAGATTGGAGACGCTTATATTCTTCATTTAAGGCAAAATCAGTAAAAGAATCCATAATAGTAAATTTGCTTTGCTATTATTTAAATTTTATTGAATTGTATGAGTATTGATGGTAGTTTATCGAAATCCTCTACAGTTGCTGGTATCTACATTCTTGGCATCCTTGTTGTCGTAAACATGATACCATCACTTGAAGCACTTTCAATAACGCTCTTTGCCAGTGCAGGTTTTGCGGGTATCGTTCTTGGTCTTGCAGCCCAAAGTACACTCTCAAATATCATATCCGGCATCTCACTTGCGGCATTCCGCCCTTTCAGGGTTGGAGATCTCGTCACAATCAGAGATGAGTACGGGAGAATAACAGATATCACACTCCGGCATACGGTGGTGAGAACATGGGATAACAGAAGACTGATAATTCCAAACAGTGTTATTAGTGAGGAATCCATAATCAACTGGTCCATTGAAGACCCTACTGTGAACTGGCCAATTGATATTGGGATCAGTTATGATTCTGATATTGACAAAGCAAGGAACATTATGGTCTGCGAAGCCAGAAAGAACAATAATGTAATGACCCTGAGTCAGCTCAGGAATCATCACCCAGACATTAAAAAAGAAGATGTTATAAGTGTCCGGGTCAGGGAACTGGGAGATTTTGCAGTAATACTCAGACTACTTATATGGGTCGAAGACAGAGACATAGCATACGATAATGGCTGTGATTTAAGAGAAGCAATCAAAAAGAGATTCGACGTAGAAGGTATTGAGATACCATTCCCATACCGCACTATTGTTTACAAAAAGGATATGGAATCAAACTAATATTAGACTGAAGTGTTCGAAAAACAAAAATGAAAAATAAATGTGTGGCATGAGAAACATGCCACTAAACCCTATTTGAATTAATTATTAAATTTAGTCGTTGGTCAGGTCACCACTGAAATACTTGTCATAGGAACCCATATCAAAGTGACCATGTCCACTGAGGTTAAACAGAATTGTTTTCTCTTCACCGGTCTTCTTGCATTTGAGTGCTTCATCAATGGCGCATTTGATAGCATGAGCTGATTCAGGAGCAGGAGCAATTCCCTCACTGCGTGCGAATGTCACTGCTGCATCAAATATCTCTATCTGGTGGTAGGTGGTTGCTTCCATGAGACCTTCTGAAACAATTTTACTAATGATTGGTGAAACACCATGATATCTGAGACCGCCAGCGTGAATTGCAGGTGGTATGAACTCTGAACCAAGTGTGTACATCTTAAGCAGAGGTGTCATTTTTGCCATGTCACCGAAGTCATACTTGAATTCGCCTGCTGTAAGAGTTGGACATGCAGAAGGTTCTACTGCGATGAACCTTGTGTTGGTTTTACCAGCAAGGTTGTCCCTGATGTATGGGAGAGCAACACCAGCAAGGTTACTTCCGCCACCACAGCATCCGATGACTATGTCCGGATAATCCTCGGTCTTATCGAACTGTGCCTGGGTCTCAAGACCTACTACGGTCTGGTGAAGGCTTGTATGGTTGAGGACACTGCCAAGTGCATACTTGGTGTTATCGTTAAGTGCTGCCTCCTCGATTGCTTCACTGATAGCTATACCAAGGCTACCTGATGTGTCAGGATACATTTCCCTGATTTTTCTTCCGAACTGTGTCTCGTTACTTGGGGATGGAACAACATTTGCTCCCCAGAGATTGATAAGTGACTTGCGGTATGGTTTCTGGTAATAGCTTGAGCTTACCATGTAGACCTTACACTCCATATCAAAATAGTTACAGCAGAGTGATAATGCACTACCCCACTGGCCTGCACCAGTTTCGGTTGTTATCCTTTCTGTGCCTTCCTTCATGTTATAGTATGCCTGTGCAACAGCAGTGTTCGGCTTGTGGCTTCCTGCAGGACTGACACTTTCGTTCTTGTAGTATATCTTTGCAGGTGTTCCCAGTGCCTTCTCAAGCCTGTGTGCCCTATGCAAAGGTGATGGCCTCCAGAGAGTGTATATCTCCCGGATCTCCTCAGGAATGTCAATATACCTCTGTGTGCTTATTTCCTGCTGAATGAGCTCCTTTGCAAAGATAGGCTCAAGATCCTTGGGGTCCATTGGCTCGTTAGTTGCCGGATTGAGTGGCGGCTCAACAGGCAGGTCTGCAAGTATATTATACCACTGTTTTGGCATTTCATTTTCATCAAGTAAAATCTTTGTATGATCCATAGTTATACCTCTGTAGAAAAAGTCAATTCATTGATGTATAACTAAGTACATTGGACGATGTATTTAATGGTTTTGATTTATTTTGGGACAGCAAAGTGATTGAAAAAGAAGAGATTCTGTGAATTGAATCTACTCTTTTCTGAGAAGGACTGCTGCTACCATAGCAGATGCAGCGGCCAACGCTGTAAATGCCGGAGTTGTTGGTGAACTGCTCTGACTGTCAGAGTCATCGATGGGCGCTGCCGTTGTTTCAAGGCCATCGTAGTACTCTTCGGAGATTGTGACGTAGGCGGCGGTGAATCTACCACTTGTAATCGTTTTTGCAGTATCCAAATCAGTCATTTGGTAGTAAAAATCAATTGGTGCACTTCCTCCAGCCCACTCTTCATTTGGAGCCACAGTCCATTCAAAAACCCTTGTCTCATTTACCTCCATTACCCCATCTGTAAACAATCCTAACTTTGATGTTGGACCTTCAAGTATGTCAAAATCGTTTTCCCCAATCGAAGTTAACATTACTGACAAATCATTTCTTTTGTAACATGTCATTTCAAATCTCAGTTTGAATGGTTCACCTATTTTCAAAAGTGGTTTTGGAGTTGAAGCTCCAGGATACAATTGATCATTGTAGTAGACATCAATATTAAAATTGGAACTTTTAGATGACACTGGTGTTGAAAACATTACTAATAAACATAAAACACATGCAATACCTAATTTATAATTCATATTTGCTCCTCAAAATTGTGATTCAAAATCCTCATAATAAAATGATTTTTCATCTCTATCTCCTACTTTATCTCCAACTCCTTTTGGCCCTGGTCCTACAATTGTTGCTGCGAACCCAGAAAAGCCAAACACAATCGGTTGGTTACGCCCAATATAGATGAATCCACCATCGTCTTCTCTTTTTGTAGGATGAACAACTCTGTCATCTTTACGAATGTAAACTTGTGCATCATGTCCAAAATATGGATTGAACATGCATTCATTATCGTTATCAATAACTTCAAATTCCTTATAAACACCTTTTACATCATATTCCCACACATTCACCGTACAAACCCAGTTAGGTGGCAACACAGGCAATCCGCAAGGAATCATTTTCATAGATTTCTGCAACCTCTTTTCCATCTTTTCAGCAAACTGAGCTGTCAGTTTATCAGTTGATTCATCCAGTTTGTTTTGTAACTCGTTATTGATGTTTGTGAAACATTGATCGATAACTGCCTGGCAGCTCTGTATAGCTACGCACACTCCTTCTGTCACACCAATCTGCATGTCTGCTTCGAGGCGGTATAGTGCCACATCAATTTCATTGGAGGGGATTGAAGGATTCTCATTTATGATTTTCTGGCTGACCTGAGCAAATATATCATCCTGAAGGGTGTTGTTTGAGCTCATGTTTACAAGTTCAGCATCTGATAGAGTTGCAAGGTAATCTTTAGTTATTTGGTTTACATCTGCACTGCTGATCCATGTGCTCAGAACCGGGTCTTTTGAAACTTCGCTAGCAATCGTCAAGGGTACCTGCTGTCTGATAGCATCGCTGTATGCGTCCATCATTCTCGTGCGGTTCTCTTCTATGTGGGTTGTATCTGTAGATACACCTTTCATGGTAAACTCTGCACTGTTGCTGCCGATATCTTCAAGCAGAGAATCTATTTCAGCATTTGCATCTGCAAGACTCTGGCTCATAGACTGGGAAACCACATCTTTCAGGGGTTCAGAAGCATCAGCAAGCATTGCTGCAATATCATCACCTATTCCTGTGGAGAATACGCAGACATTACGAACAGCCAGCGGATATACTTCCTTGCCGGATTCATCCGTCCATTTATACTGGCTTTGAAGGTCGAAACCCGGGTCGTGGTAGAGATAATCAGGGTACTGGTCCACAACAAGAATGAGGTTTTCGGTCCAGTTGTATTTGCTGTTGGGCATTCCTACAACCTGCATCGTTTCTATGATGCCCATTTCTGCGCCAAGGGCAGTTGAAGCCTTATCCATAGCAGGGTTGTTGAAGAGTACATCGGTTGAGACTTTGTTCTTTAAAAGACTTAGAAGGGAATGGCCCTGTTCCTCTTCAAAAGATTTGTCAACGTATTGATCAAATGAGCCTTCTGCATTTTTGTTTCTTTCCTTGAGCTCTTTGAGCAGGCGCTCGTATGCTTCATTCTTTGCAATGGCACGACAGGCAGCACTACTTGTAGTGAATTGGCTTGCGTCCATGTATTGAGCTTGTTGGATGAAAGATTCTCGTTTTGACGTTCCCTTCATCTCCGCAGCAAGATCCAGAGATGCAAGTTGTATCAGCGTTGTTGGGTTTTTGCCAAGATTCGCGCCAAGCAAGGATACCTCCCTGGTAGGATTATCCGTATTGATGGCACTGAACATCTCCTCCATTTCTGTTGCCATATTATAATGAAGCCAGTCAGGAACGTCGCAATAAACTGTTTCCACAGGGAGCAGTGTTCCGTTGGTGTAAGCAAGATAATTGCCCTGAAGAATTGGTAGTTTGGGAGAGACTTCCTGTTCACGATACTTATCTGCTGCATCACTGCAGCCCTTATCATTTAATGGAATGCCGTCGACAATCACAGTGCTTGATTTGTAGTCATTGCCACTTCCAGAACCGTAGGAACTCAGGCCATTGTACCCACCGGAAGGTAGGTATTGATAATATACAACGCTGAAGTTCTCAGTTTCTGTCTGTGTGTGGGATACTTTTGTATAATCATTAAGCGGGTAATTTTTGAGTGAGTCGGAAGAGTCGCCATTGAAATATTTGCGGTTGTTCGTATATGAATTATAGGTCATGTAAGACCAGTGATATGTATAATCGATGTCCCAGCGTGTTTTGATCCTGAATTTGACGTTGTAAGTGACCTTCCAGTCAAAACTATGATTCTCGTCAGACAGGTATCCGTCTGTGCGTTCAAGATTTTCTATCCTGTCATTTCCAAGGTATTCATAATTAACATCCACTCCTTCACAGACTACGTCTGTGGATACATGATTCACTGTAACAGATTTATAATACCATTTGTGGGACGAAGCATCGATATTCACCTTGTGGTTTACATCTAATATGCCACTAAAATTATAATCAGGTGTCAGAGCACAGGTATGTGAAACATTGACTGGATAGTGGGCTGTCCACTTAATGTCCGTACCAGTTTTTGAGTTCCCACCCTGCCATGTAGCAGGTTCGTAAGTTGTAGATCCGACCTGCAAATCATAAGGAGTTGAAGTATTGAACCCATCTCTGATGACCTGCCCCTGTATCGTACCGCTGTACACCTCATGAGTAACATCATGCAGCAGGTCCGGGTATTCCGTGCTTTTCCACACATCATCATCGTTGTAGACCCAGTTGCTATACACCTCATTTGTGAAATTGGAAACAGAAACCACTATCT
Encoded proteins:
- a CDS encoding IS5 family transposase, translating into MDSFTDFALNEEYKRLQSVGDKLAEIEYLVDWKPFRPILESMYINRTASGGRPEADVIVMFKMLVLQQWHGLSDAELEKQCIDRISFRKFLGFPEYVPDSTTVWSFRKRIIDNGKEKAVWDEMQNQLDALGLKIKKGMIQDATFIHSDPGHAKADVLRGKDAKTRRSKDGTWTKKNGKSHFGYKLHTIIDKDYELIRRFETTTASLHDSQVDLSEKGEVVYRDKGYFGAIAKGFAATMQRAVRGHPLGIMDILRNERISVKRVPCERVYAVTKEIFKTRKVLVTTVERVNAKMLMTAFCFNLHQLRTLKTKGVI
- a CDS encoding mechanosensitive ion channel family protein, with translation MSIDGSLSKSSTVAGIYILGILVVVNMIPSLEALSITLFASAGFAGIVLGLAAQSTLSNIISGISLAAFRPFRVGDLVTIRDEYGRITDITLRHTVVRTWDNRRLIIPNSVISEESIINWSIEDPTVNWPIDIGISYDSDIDKARNIMVCEARKNNNVMTLSQLRNHHPDIKKEDVISVRVRELGDFAVILRLLIWVEDRDIAYDNGCDLREAIKKRFDVEGIEIPFPYRTIVYKKDMESN
- a CDS encoding TrpB-like pyridoxal phosphate-dependent enzyme, encoding MDHTKILLDENEMPKQWYNILADLPVEPPLNPATNEPMDPKDLEPIFAKELIQQEISTQRYIDIPEEIREIYTLWRPSPLHRAHRLEKALGTPAKIYYKNESVSPAGSHKPNTAVAQAYYNMKEGTERITTETGAGQWGSALSLCCNYFDMECKVYMVSSSYYQKPYRKSLINLWGANVVPSPSNETQFGRKIREMYPDTSGSLGIAISEAIEEAALNDNTKYALGSVLNHTSLHQTVVGLETQAQFDKTEDYPDIVIGCCGGGSNLAGVALPYIRDNLAGKTNTRFIAVEPSACPTLTAGEFKYDFGDMAKMTPLLKMYTLGSEFIPPAIHAGGLRYHGVSPIISKIVSEGLMEATTYHQIEIFDAAVTFARSEGIAPAPESAHAIKCAIDEALKCKKTGEEKTILFNLSGHGHFDMGSYDKYFSGDLTND
- a CDS encoding sarcinarray family MAST domain-containing protein, with the translated sequence MNYKLGIACVLCLLVMFSTPVSSKSSNFNIDVYYNDQLYPGASTPKPLLKIGEPFKLRFEMTCYKRNDLSVMLTSIGENDFDILEGPTSKLGLFTDGVMEVNETRVFEWTVAPNEEWAGGSAPIDFYYQMTDLDTAKTITSGRFTAAYVTISEEYYDGLETTAAPIDDSDSQSSSPTTPAFTALAAASAMVAAVLLRKE